The following nucleotide sequence is from Juglans microcarpa x Juglans regia isolate MS1-56 chromosome 6D, Jm3101_v1.0, whole genome shotgun sequence.
CACCTCACAGTATAGAGTACAAAATCTACCCAGTAGGAACCTGAGTGGCAATCCCCACTAGCAGGAATTTTCTCACTCTCATTCGATGTAGCTGTTAGATAAAATGGAAGCTCCATAACTACATTATACAGATATGACAAAGGCACTCCAATACAAATCCAAATGTAGGTGAAGCATCAGCGGCACTAATGGCAGTAAACGAGGGAGCAAAAATAGGTCTTAAGAGGATCATCATTGAAGGGGATTCGGTTCAAGCAATACTACCATTAACAATCCGCAAGCTGCAACAGACTGGGCAATATAGACAACCATTAGAGACATTCAACAACTGCTTAGCAACATCGATCAGTggactgcaaaaaaaaaaattcatcgatCACAGAATTGATGTGCGCACAACTTGGCGCAATGAGAGTTTTTAACCAAGTGTATGGAAGCATACCTTTAAATTGGATTCCTCAATgtgttttagattttcatagTGGTAAAAATCCCCTATTATTGTATAATTAAAATGCTATAAACTCACAGGTTATGTTTTATGTTAATGaaacttgcataaaaaaaaaaaaaaaaagaataattttgtgAGTCGGTGTAATTATTTGGACATACAACCTTTCgttatttttaatcaattaattactattaatctctatttagtatttttatttatataatgtgTGAACCATATatgtcatttttaattaattttgagagcaataaatttacaaactgatataattttataaaatttattagatctattttaaaataaaagtaactttataatttaacgtattacatcaagtcatattaatttataaatttacttttgttaaCCCTTTAtactaaagtatttttcattaatttttatctaaatatattttataattccaaaaaatataaattcactatttaggatttaaggaaaaaaaaattatagagaatcTGCCAATCTGGATAGTGGAGACCACTAACCTCTTCGGAAAGTAACCTTAATTCGTATCTCACTCTCAAACACAGCTCTGCGGATAGCTACATAGGCCGTGAAATTCCTTCAATGGCGATCGCATCTCCCTCTACGCCAAGTTTCTCGGCCTCCTTCTGCTGCGCTCGTTCTAAATCCTCTCCTTTTTCTCGCTTCTCCTCCGTTTCCTTTGCTCACCGGGTGATCCAACCCCACCCGCTAGCTCCTCGACTTGCCGTCTCTTCCCGGCTCAACTCGTCCAAGCCCTCCGGTCCCGGAGGCTCCGTTTCTCCTGACAACGGGGACCTCCACCAGTATGAGCTCTACCACAAGTTTTCCCCGCAGCGAAGGAGGCAAGGACCGCCAGTGTTTGTCACGCTCCCCGTGGATGCGGTTGGCCCCGCCGGGAAGTTACGAAGGCCCAAGGCCATGTCGCAGTCTTTTCGGGCGCTCGTGGCGGCCGGAGTTGAGGGCGTGGTCATGGAGGTATGGTGGGGCCTGGTGGAAAGGGAAGAACCTAGGGTTTACGATTGGCAAGGGTACTTTGAGCTCGTGGCGCTCGCTAGGCGGTCCGGTCTGAAGGTTCGGGCCGTCATGGCTTTTCATGAGTGCGGTACTGGCCCCGGCGATCCTTACTGGTCGGTCCCATCTCCCATTTcatttttggttgatttttatgcttatattttaatttagtctTTTCCAATTTTCAATCTGTGGCTTAATTTATTGCTGTTGAAGATAGTGATATTCTTTGTACGGATTAGGTTACGAAATTTTTGGCGGAATAGGATTTTTAATTTTCGCTGTATCGAGTTCTTAAATTCTAACCAGTTTTCAGTTAAATGATTCAAAATTTGCGGCCTCATTCGCATTACTTAGTGTGATATTaatgaattaaagactcttaAGCTTAAATCGATCACGGAGTTTACTTCAGATGTTGCTTCTAATAATAAACCTTGGCAGTCTACTTTAAAGCCGCAAGACAGAATGGCTTTGAAGCTTCAGGTCTCGTTTAGCTAGTTAGATTGCTTCCTCTGAAATGAATTCAGCGCCAGATTTTTTCTTATCCCCATACTTGCTTAGGGGTATGTgtctatacatacatatatacaaatacacacacacacacacacatatagtcATGCTACACAGAAGCCCCACACTctgcacaccacttaaaaaatatatgattttacttttttatcctaATATGAGGAGTGTGGGatttatgtttagaatttttcatatatatatatatatatatatatatgtcattccAATATTCATTTGCTTGGAGATCAGGTCGCAAATTGAAGTATGCTTTTCATATTCTAAGAACCTTGTTCTGTTTGATCTTCTCCCCGTCCTTGTTGATGGCTGTAATGCAAGGAATGACTATATTGATATAGCCGTTACTTAAAACTGTAATAGCTAGAATGATGCCTTGAGATGTTAATGTATCAAATAGTGCAGGTAAGGACAACGGGGCACTGATTGCTTTGCATAACTGGAGAGTTGAGCCATTTTATGAATTTAGTAACCTAAAATGTGTTGCGTAGTGGTCAAGACAGGTGGTGCAATGCCATATCTTCTCGAAGTTCGTCATAAAACTCGAAGTTGTTTTTTGCCACTTGTTATGGGCATTGCATCAATGGAACTTGTTTGGTTGATCTCATTTGGTAATTGGACAGTTTCTGCATGTTCAGAATTTCATGCTCgaatttatgcatttttttttttctctttttgagaTCATTTATGTCATCAGTCTATCATTCTGAGAGGAGGTCTTCAAGTCCTTGTTGCACGAGCTATAGATATTTCGTTTGATAGTAGGTGTCAATATGATGATTCCTTGTTAGTCATTTTcctgttttgtatttttttcgcGGCTCTTATCTGGTGTTTGGTTGAtatgatttaaatttttggCGGCGTCGTTCTTGATCTATTTCTTCAAATGCTGTTATCTATGGCCACTAACTCTGAAACATGTCCTTATATTAAAGGATTCCCCTTCCTCTATGGGTAGTTGAAGAGATTGACAAAGATCCCGATTTAGCATATTCTGACAGATTTGGAAGAAGAAACATGGAATATATATCCCTTGGTTGTGACATTCTTCCTGTTTTACGGGGCCGATCACCAATTCAGGCATATACAGATTTTATGAGGAACTTCAGAGAAACATTTAGACCATTTCTTGGGGTTATCATAACTGTAAGATGTTACCATGAAAGCTTGACATAGTCGTATAGGTCCCTTGAAACCAAAAAGGTGCTCAATATACTGACTATTCACTTGGCAGGGAATTCAAGTTGGGATGGGTCCTGCTGGTGAACTAAGATACCCTTCATGCCCTTCCCAGAAGCTACAATGGGCTTGGCGCTCACGTGAACTTGGAGAATTTCAGTGCTATGATAAGGTATCCAGAAAGTTCAGCTTTAATTACAAGCTTGTTCTTGAAACCTCTAGCTGTAACTTTagctattaaaaaaatctctagcTGTAACTGGAGAAGATTGGACACCCAGATTGTATGTTTAAGATTATATCATCAACTGTCGTATTGAtttgattcatttattttttttcccaaattgcTCTTGCCAGTATATGCTTGCATCTCTGAATGCTTGTGCACGAAAGATTGGGATGCGTGAATGGGGAAATGGGGGCCCAATAGGTGCAGGCAACCTAATGCAGAATCCTGAACACACTGAGTTTTTCAGAAGTGGTGATGGATCTTGGAACACGCCATatggtaatttttttcttgaatggtACTCAGGATTGCTGCTGCTGCATGGAGAGAGGATATGTAGAGAAGCTGAAACTATTTTCAGGGGTACTCAAGTTAATACATCAGCAAAAGTGGCTGGGATCCACTGGCATTATGGCACCCAATCCCATCCATCAGAGTTAACAGCTGGCTATTACAATACTTTAAACAGAGATGGATATCTACAAATTGCTCGCATGCTTGGTAGGTATGGATTTTCTATGTGTTGCACATGTTTTGAAATGCGAGATACAGAAGAAAAACAGATGAACCCAGACAGCAGCCCAGAAGGTTTTCTTAGACAGCTTCTCTTGGCAGCTAGGGTATGTGATATACCCCTAGAAGGTGAGAACTCTGCAGCTGGTTTGGATGATGATTCGTTTCAACAGGTGCTAAAGATGTCAAAGTTGTATTCGAATGGTCTAGAAAAGCCCTCCTTCTCATTTAACTTCATGAGGATGGACAAAAACATGTTCGAATATCAGAACTGGGTTCGTTTTACTCGTTTTGTGAGACAAATGTCtgatgccaatatttttggaTCCAAGCTAGGTTCGGGAGGTGATATTAACCTGTCTTCCATGTTGGATGCTACGAAAGATGGACTGACTTTTGCATATTCTTAA
It contains:
- the LOC121234729 gene encoding beta-amylase 1, chloroplastic-like, which translates into the protein MAIASPSTPSFSASFCCARSKSSPFSRFSSVSFAHRVIQPHPLAPRLAVSSRLNSSKPSGPGGSVSPDNGDLHQYELYHKFSPQRRRQGPPVFVTLPVDAVGPAGKLRRPKAMSQSFRALVAAGVEGVVMEVWWGLVEREEPRVYDWQGYFELVALARRSGLKVRAVMAFHECGTGPGDPYWIPLPLWVVEEIDKDPDLAYSDRFGRRNMEYISLGCDILPVLRGRSPIQAYTDFMRNFRETFRPFLGVIITGIQVGMGPAGELRYPSCPSQKLQWAWRSRELGEFQCYDKYMLASLNACARKIGMREWGNGGPIGAGNLMQNPEHTEFFRSGDGSWNTPYGNFFLEWYSGLLLLHGERICREAETIFRGTQVNTSAKVAGIHWHYGTQSHPSELTAGYYNTLNRDGYLQIARMLGRYGFSMCCTCFEMRDTEEKQMNPDSSPEGFLRQLLLAARVCDIPLEGENSAAGLDDDSFQQVLKMSKLYSNGLEKPSFSFNFMRMDKNMFEYQNWVRFTRFVRQMSDANIFGSKLGSGGDINLSSMLDATKDGLTFAYS